Proteins encoded in a region of the Ornithodoros turicata isolate Travis chromosome 3, ASM3712646v1, whole genome shotgun sequence genome:
- the LOC135389611 gene encoding uncharacterized protein LOC135389611 has product MVCTRSTGDRDDAAAGDNRVDPEVAGEQSGDGAIAGTSARAVENSQPLPPQTMAADTANVLLQVTNLVAALTQQMNVVQTSSHSSFPPRLHPSMAVPTYSGYSDGKSVTDFLLELETYQTASKAPDDTVLRSFREHLIHLRTVLSRMRDAGLTINPEKVQIASPKVDLLGFVVDRGTLSPNEEKLRAIIDYPRPHDIKSLQRFLGMVGFYRQFIPRCATLAKPLYELLRKNMQWSWGPRQEEAFSSLTQAIADTARLWLPDLNKPFVMQTDASGYGVGAVLLQEHEGDLCPVAFASRTLTPAEGNYSVTEKECLAVMFGLKKFDMYLDGTTFTIQTDHQALAWLQRLKKPAGRLARWALALQGYSYQVQYLKGSTNKVADALSRAPLGSRCSDAQKESEWEGRAMPRDEYDAGPVVQSVHGGRADSLAVSEEGERETGNTGKCVSLRNGCRSQTERGHLVAAIGSNPAGNSSAWGTVVSREELLEAQKSDGLCQRVSGKLADNSAADTGNVDRDFDGCLDSYLLSDDGLLLRYVPGLDEEDESVSPFRVVVPRRLRKVFMRYFHDSALAGHGSGSKTYHKLCRVVTWPGMRQDVMRFTRSCLVCQKAKPRGGKPPGMLQPVVSSYPWHIVACDVMGPFPRSPRGNQYLLVVTDHFSKWVELFPLRKLVSERIWDRLLETFSRFGFPSQLITDNASYFTGRVFVDSCAALGIRHKRTTPYHPQANITERVNRNLKSMLVALTDKHKDWDERLPELGFATRTTVNRSTGFSPAYLNFGKDISFPMENVLRQTTPIARSLSKYASELRSRLSDAVTCARESLDIARTDQALQYDKGHRALSYEVGDLVLRRTHPLSNAAMGFAASFLGSRPRPKDGAPRSRSGSRRGSAWDRRVLERPVQPATPQRRSAATWTAQVGDTTASFVSHTRWRHQPRPLRGADPDSVAATFRGMTLQDRYPSEPAAVYSDEEAARLCTTCGGLVIDRPTHVRGPRHASAVAALAGATQSTPDATPAAPAPERPVAPAAVTADLAVAAAVEILRAFRPDLIAGTDPRGTAPILVPQPADPAVVPVTTGQDRMAVDSSPSPASLDEDLLKFLDPKTGP; this is encoded by the exons ATGGTATGTACACGGTCCACCGGTGACCGTGACGATGCAGCGGCAGGCGATAATCGGGTTGACCCCGAGGTCGCGGGAGAACAAAGCGGGGACGGCGCCATCGCCGGAACTAGCGCAAGAGCTGTTGAAAATTCGCAGCCTCTTCCTCCCCAGACGATGGCGGCAGATACCGCTAACGTCTTGCTGCAGGTGACAAACCTTGTTGCCGCGCTGACACAACAGATGAATGTGGTGCAAACGAGCTCGCATTCCTCTTTTCCCCCGAGGCTCCATCCGAGTATGGCTGTCCCTACATACTCGGGCTATTCTGACGGGAAGTCGGTCACAGACTTCCTGTTGGAACTTGAGACCTATCAGACAGCGTCCAAAGCGCCCGATGATACAGTGTTAAG GTCGTTCAGGGAGCACCTCATTCACTTGCGTACTGTTCTGAGTAGAATGAGGGACGCCGGGTTGACAATTAATCCGGAGAAGGTTCAGATTGCATCCCCTAAGGTGGATCTCCTAGGGTTTGTAGTGGATCGTGGCACACTGAGTCCGAACGAGGAAAAGTTGAGAGCTATAATCGATTATCCTCGTCCGCATGACATCAAGAGCTTGCAGAGGTTCTTAGGAATGGTTGGCTTTTATCGCCAGTTCATTCCGCGATGTGCAACTCTGGCTAAGCCACTTTACGAGCTGCTGCGGAAGAATATGCAGTGGTCTTGGGGTCCTAGGCAGGAGGAGGCATTTTCCTCTTTAACACAAGCAATAGCGGATACAGCTAGATTGTGGCTGCCGGACTTGAACAAGCCGTTCGTGATGCAGACGGACGCGAGTGGTTACGGGGTTGGAGCAGTGTTACTGCAAGAGCATGAGGGAGATTTATGCCCTGTCGCTTTTGCAAGTCGTACACTCACCCCGGCGGAAGGGAATTATTCCGTTACGGAGAAGGAGTGCTTGGCGGTGATGTTCGGATTGAAAAAGTTTGACATGTATCTGGATGGGACGACTTTCACCATTCAGACGGACCACCAGGCACTCGCATGGCTGCAGCGGTTGAAGAAACCGGCTGGCAGGTTAGCACGCTGGGCGTTAGCGCTCCAGGGTTATTCGTATCAGGTACAGTACCTGAAGGGTAGCACGAACAAGGTGGCTGATGCATTGTCTCGTGCGCCACTGGGTTCCCGCTGTTCTGATGCACAGAAGGAATCCGAGTGGGAGGGCAGAGCTATGCCCAGAGATGAGTATGATGCTGGCCCGGTCGTACAGTCCGTACATGGGGGCCGAGCAGACTCTCTTGCGGTAAGCGAGGAGGGTGAAAGAGAGACTGGTAACACAGGTAAGTGTGTAAGTCTCCGGAATGGTTGTAGAAGCCAGACCGAGAGGGGACATCTCGTGGCGGCGATTGGTTCGAATCCCGCGGGTAACTCCTCGGCTTGGGGAACGGTCGTAAGCAGGGAAGAGCTCTTAGAGGCACAGAAATCAGACGGGTTATGTCAACGGGTGTCTGGAAAGCTGGCGGACAATAGTGCAGCTGACACCGGGAACGTTGACAGGGATTTTGATGGCTGCTTGGACTCATACTTGTTGAGTGATGACGGGCTCTTGCTGCGATACGTACCCGGCTTGGACGAGGAGGACGAGAGTGTTTCCCCTTTCAGGGTGGTGGTTCCAAGGAGACTGCGAAAGGTATTTATGCGGTACTTCCATGACTCAGCTCTGGCGGGTCACGGcagcggcagcaagacttatcataagttatgtcgtgttgtgACTTGGCCGGGTATGAGGCAGGATGTTATGCGCTTTACCCGTAGCTGCCTGGTATGTCAGAAGGCTAAGCCTCGAGGTGGTAAGCCTCCTGGCATGTTGCAACCGGTAGTTAGTAGCTACCCTTGGCATATCGTAGCGTGTGacgtgatgggaccatttccgaGAAGTCCACGCGGGAACCAGTACCTGTTGGTGGTCACTGATCATTTCTCTAAGTGGGTGGAGCTATTCCCGCTTAGGAAGCTGGTGTCGGAACGAATATGGGACCGGCTGCTTGAGACATTCTCACGGTTCGGGTTTCCGTCCCAGCTGATTACTGATAATGCTTCCTACTTCACAGGTAGGGTGTTCGTCGACTCCTGTGCGGCCCTAGGGATCCGGCACAAGAGAACGACTCCATATCATCCCCAGGCGAATATCACGGAAAGGGTGAACCGCAACCTTAAGAGCATGTTGGTGGCGTTAACCGACAAGCATAAGGATTGGGATGAGCGTCTACCTGAGTTGGGCTTTGCAACCAGGACGACGGTGAATAGGTCGACAGGGTTTTCTCCTGCGTACCTGAACTTCGGGAAAGACATTAGTTTTCCGATGGAGAACGTGCTGAGACAGACCACGCCGATTGCTCGTAGCCTGTCGAAGTACGCGAGCGAGTTGCGTAGTCGGCTCTCGGACGCGGTGACTTGCGCAAGAGAGAGCCTAGACATCGCTCGCACTGATCAGGCGCTTCAGTACGATAAGGGGCATCGTGCCCTGTCGTACGAAGTCGGGGATTTGGTCCTAAGGCGAACGCATCCACTGAGCAATGCTGCGATGGGTTTTGCAGCATC GTTTCTAGGCAGCAGACCACGACCAAAGGATGGTGCCCCCCGCTCCCGTTCCGGGAGTAGGCGGGGCAGCGCATGGGACCGACGGGTGCTGGAGCGACCAGTTCAGCCCGCTACTCCTCAGCGCCGGTCGGCAGCAACTTGGACGGCGCAGGTTGGGGATACGACAGCCAGCTTCGTGTCCCACACGCGGTGGCGCCACCAGCCCAGGCCACTAAGGGGTGCAGATCCGGACAGCGTGGCTGCCACCTTCCGGGGGATGACTCTTCAAGACCGCTACCCCAGCGAGCCGGCCGCGGTCTACAGCGACGAGGAGGCTGCGCGTCTGTGCACCACGTGCGGGGGCCTGGTCATCGACCGGCCTACACACGTCAGAGGTCCCCGCCACGCTAGCGCCGTCGCTGCCCTCGCTGGAGCCACGCAGAGTACCCCGGACGCCACGCCGGCAGCACCCGCACCTGAGAGGCCTGTGGCACCTGCTGCGGTCACCGCAGACCTGGCTGTCGCAGCCGCCGTCGAAATCCTCCGGGCCTTCCGCCCGGACCTCATCGCCGGGACGGACCCCAGAGGGACAGCGCCCATCCTAGTGCCACAGCCGGCTGATCCCGCAGTCGTGCCCGTGACTACGGGCCAAGACCGTATGGCGGTCGACTCGTCGCCGAGCCCTGCGTCCCTGGACGAAGATCTCCTCAAGTTCCTGGACCCCAAGACCGGGCCTTAG